A single window of Streptomyces sp. NBC_00464 DNA harbors:
- a CDS encoding GatB/YqeY domain-containing protein, giving the protein MTTLKSKLKEDLTTAMKARDELTSSTLRLTLTAITKEEVGGKTARELSDDEVQKVIAKEAKKRREAAEAFAKGGRTEQAEREKREGELLDAYLPQQLSDGELTAIVTSAVDEAKAAGAEGPRAMGAVMKIVNPKVAGRAEGGRVAATVKKLLAG; this is encoded by the coding sequence ATGACCACGCTCAAGTCCAAGCTCAAGGAAGACCTCACCACGGCCATGAAGGCGCGCGACGAGCTGACCTCGTCCACGCTCCGGCTGACCCTCACCGCGATCACCAAGGAGGAGGTCGGCGGAAAGACGGCCCGCGAACTCTCCGATGACGAGGTGCAGAAGGTGATCGCCAAGGAGGCCAAGAAGCGCCGCGAGGCGGCCGAGGCCTTCGCCAAGGGCGGCCGGACCGAGCAGGCCGAGCGGGAGAAGCGGGAGGGCGAGCTGCTCGACGCCTACCTCCCGCAGCAGCTGAGCGACGGCGAGCTGACCGCGATCGTGACGTCCGCCGTCGACGAGGCGAAGGCCGCCGGGGCCGAGGGGCCGCGTGCCATGGGCGCCGTCATGAAGATCGTGAACCCGAAGGTCGCGGGGCGCGCCGAGGGCGGCCGGGTGGCCGCCACGGTGAAGAAGCTCCTCGCGGGCTGA